One genomic segment of Bradyrhizobium prioriisuperbiae includes these proteins:
- a CDS encoding catalase family peroxidase — MRSFFGAAVSIAISTLVATGVTCAAEDAPLGVQLVDQMNALYGVHPGVRANHAKGAVFEGTFTPAPGAETLSSAVFLKGAPTPLTIRFSNSGGVPDAPDTHLSVGGVRGMAIKFRLPDGSEADIVCISANGFPVATGEDFLALLKAVGNSGPSAPKPTPVETFLGAHPAALAFVTTPRPVAVSYGTQPYFGVNAFKFSNAQGASKFGRYRIVPVNEAAYVSDEDAAKRSPNALADNLRASVEKAPVKFRLLVHVAADGDSTTDATKVWPDSRPTVELGEIAVTKALDTKKVENELLFMPTNLTGGIEASDDPLINTRTEAYAESFGRRTK; from the coding sequence ATGCGATCATTTTTCGGTGCAGCCGTGAGCATCGCCATCTCGACTCTGGTCGCCACAGGCGTGACCTGTGCCGCTGAAGACGCACCACTCGGCGTCCAGCTCGTCGATCAGATGAACGCACTGTACGGCGTCCATCCCGGCGTTCGCGCCAACCATGCCAAGGGCGCGGTGTTCGAAGGCACCTTCACGCCAGCGCCGGGCGCCGAAACGCTGAGTTCGGCGGTGTTCCTCAAGGGTGCGCCGACGCCGCTGACCATCCGGTTCTCCAATTCGGGCGGCGTGCCGGATGCGCCCGACACCCACCTTTCCGTCGGCGGCGTGCGCGGCATGGCGATCAAGTTCCGGCTGCCCGATGGCAGCGAGGCCGACATCGTCTGCATTTCGGCCAACGGCTTTCCGGTGGCGACCGGCGAGGATTTCCTGGCGCTGCTGAAGGCGGTCGGCAACAGCGGTCCCTCTGCGCCGAAACCCACGCCGGTGGAGACATTCCTGGGGGCGCATCCTGCGGCGCTGGCGTTTGTCACGACACCGCGCCCGGTCGCGGTCAGCTACGGCACGCAGCCGTATTTCGGCGTCAATGCGTTCAAGTTCAGCAATGCGCAGGGTGCCAGCAAGTTCGGCCGCTATCGCATCGTGCCGGTGAACGAGGCAGCCTATGTCAGCGATGAGGATGCCGCGAAGCGCTCCCCGAATGCGCTGGCCGACAATTTGCGCGCGTCGGTCGAGAAAGCGCCGGTCAAGTTCCGGCTGCTCGTTCACGTCGCGGCCGATGGCGACTCCACCACCGATGCCACCAAGGTCTGGCCGGACAGCCGGCCCACGGTGGAGCTTGGCGAAATCGCGGTGACCAAGGCGCTGGACACCAAAAAGGTGGAAAACGAGCTGTTGTTCATGCCGACCAACCTGACCGGCGGCATCGAGGCGTCGGACGACCCGCTGATCAACACCCGCACCGAGGCCTATGCGGAGTCGTTCGGCCGCCGTACCAAATAG
- a CDS encoding cytochrome c biogenesis protein DipZ: protein MTLFILAYAAGLFTIASPCIVPILPFVLARSGVPFTRGGLPLLVGLALTFAVVATLASVAGGWAIDLNRNGRVVALAVMALFGLTLLWPALAERVMAPLVALGTRLSDWAAQRGTNGDGRPADASRPVTAGASLLLGVATGLLWAPCAGPVMGLILTGAALRGPSLQTSLLLLAYGLGAATSLALGLAFGRRLLAHLPWSPQASGGVRRVLGAAVVAGAVVIALGADTGLLTRLSSVNTARLEQNLIDALRMAPTPAMAEPGQVAAAAALPAFLRPLFDGRSWVGAPLRPEDLRGKVVLVNFWTYSCINCLRTLPYVRAWADKYRDQGLVVIGAHTPEFAFEKDVGNVRKAAASLGVRYPVVIDNDFAIWRAFGNQAWPALYFIGVDGRVRHHTLGEGDYETSELLIQKLLAEARDRSETRQDISDVSGEGAQAPADAGNLQSGETYLGYNQATGFASPGGIRPGVASRYRAASSLPLNRWSLDGAWTIGGEFATLNDKGGSILHRFHARDLHLVLGPSARGQPVRFRVTIDGKPPGADHGTDIDADGFGSVKEERLYQLVRQAGQVTDRTFQIEFLDAGVHAYAFTFG, encoded by the coding sequence ATGACGCTCTTTATCCTCGCTTATGCGGCGGGCCTCTTCACCATCGCTTCGCCCTGCATCGTGCCGATCCTGCCGTTCGTGCTGGCGCGCTCCGGCGTGCCGTTCACGCGCGGCGGCCTGCCGCTGCTCGTCGGTCTCGCGCTCACCTTCGCTGTGGTCGCGACGCTCGCCTCCGTTGCGGGCGGTTGGGCGATCGATCTCAACCGCAATGGTCGCGTGGTCGCGCTGGCGGTGATGGCGCTGTTCGGGCTGACGCTGCTGTGGCCCGCATTGGCCGAGCGTGTGATGGCGCCGCTGGTGGCGCTGGGCACGCGGCTGTCGGATTGGGCCGCGCAGCGCGGGACCAACGGAGACGGAAGGCCTGCAGATGCGTCGCGTCCGGTAACCGCCGGCGCATCGTTGCTGCTCGGCGTCGCCACCGGTTTGCTGTGGGCGCCGTGCGCAGGCCCGGTGATGGGGCTGATCCTCACCGGCGCGGCACTGCGCGGCCCGAGCCTGCAGACCTCGCTGTTGCTGCTGGCTTATGGCCTGGGCGCGGCAACGTCGCTGGCGCTGGGTCTCGCCTTCGGCCGCCGGCTGTTGGCGCACCTGCCTTGGTCACCGCAAGCGAGCGGCGGCGTGCGCCGGGTGCTGGGCGCGGCTGTCGTCGCCGGCGCGGTGGTCATTGCGCTCGGCGCCGACACCGGCCTGCTCACGCGATTGTCGTCAGTGAACACTGCGCGGCTGGAGCAGAACCTGATTGACGCGCTGCGGATGGCGCCGACGCCGGCGATGGCGGAGCCGGGGCAGGTTGCAGCCGCCGCCGCACTGCCGGCGTTCTTGCGGCCGCTGTTCGACGGCCGTTCGTGGGTCGGGGCGCCGCTGCGCCCGGAGGATCTGCGTGGCAAGGTGGTGCTGGTGAACTTCTGGACTTATTCCTGCATCAATTGCCTGCGCACGCTGCCTTATGTCCGCGCCTGGGCGGACAAATACAGGGACCAGGGGCTGGTGGTGATCGGCGCACACACGCCTGAGTTCGCCTTTGAGAAGGATGTCGGCAATGTGCGCAAGGCCGCCGCGTCGCTCGGCGTGCGTTATCCCGTGGTCATCGACAACGACTTCGCGATCTGGCGCGCGTTTGGCAATCAGGCCTGGCCGGCGCTCTACTTCATCGGTGTCGACGGCCGTGTCCGCCACCATACGCTGGGCGAGGGCGACTACGAGACCTCAGAGTTGCTGATCCAGAAGTTGCTGGCCGAGGCTCGCGACAGGTCCGAGACCAGGCAGGACATCTCGGACGTCAGCGGCGAGGGCGCACAGGCCCCGGCTGACGCCGGCAACCTGCAGTCGGGCGAGACTTATCTCGGCTATAATCAGGCCACGGGTTTTGCATCACCCGGCGGCATTCGGCCGGGTGTCGCGAGCCGCTATCGCGCGGCGTCGAGCCTTCCGCTGAATCGCTGGAGTCTGGACGGCGCCTGGACCATCGGTGGCGAGTTCGCCACGCTCAACGACAAGGGCGGCAGCATCCTTCACCGCTTTCATGCCCGCGATCTTCACCTTGTGCTGGGCCCGTCCGCGCGGGGACAGCCGGTGCGTTTCCGCGTCACCATCGACGGCAAGCCGCCGGGCGCCGATCACGGCACCGACATCGATGCCGATGGCTTCGGCAGCGTGAAGGAGGAGCGGCTCTATCAATTGGTCCGGCAGGCCGGGCAGGTGACGGATCGCACCTTCCAGATCGAATTCCTCGACGCAGGCGTTCATGCTTATGCCTTCACATTTGGATAA
- a CDS encoding organic hydroperoxide resistance protein yields MSQIEKVLYTAKTHTTGGRDGAARSDDGHLDIKLSPPGGNGQGTNPEQLFAAGWSACFIGAMNRAARKLDVTLPKDLAVDAEVDLGTGGEAFFLQARLNVSLPGLAPDVARAVVNSAHQLCPYSKATRGNIDVTLNVV; encoded by the coding sequence ATGTCCCAGATCGAAAAAGTCCTCTACACCGCAAAGACCCACACCACCGGCGGCCGCGATGGCGCGGCGCGCAGCGATGACGGCCATCTCGACATCAAGCTGTCGCCTCCCGGCGGCAACGGCCAAGGCACCAATCCCGAGCAGTTGTTCGCCGCCGGCTGGTCGGCCTGTTTCATCGGCGCCATGAACCGGGCCGCACGCAAGCTTGACGTGACGCTGCCGAAGGATCTCGCCGTCGATGCCGAGGTGGATCTCGGCACCGGGGGCGAAGCATTCTTCCTGCAGGCCCGGCTCAACGTCAGCCTGCCCGGACTTGCGCCCGATGTCGCCCGCGCCGTGGTCAATAGCGCCCATCAGCTCTGCCCGTATTCCAAGGCGACGCGCGGCAACATCGACGTCACGCTGAACGTCGTGTGA
- a CDS encoding alpha/beta hydrolase, with amino-acid sequence MTEQTIDIIDPRRRSFLGTAAFVLATAAFGGAANAQSMAKTTKAATLPALKPGTHTSFGPLKQIDAGVLKVGYAELGLADGPVVICLHGWPYDIHMYVDVAPQLASAGYRVIVPYLRGYGTTRFLSGDTPRNGQQSVVAADIIALMDALKIDTAILAGCDWGARTACIIAALWPQRVKALVSVSGYLIGSQEAGKKPLPPKAELQWWYQYYFATERGRAGYDANRHDFSKLIWQIASPQWKFDDATFDRSAASFDNPDHVAVVVHNYRWRLGLAEGEAKYDALEKQLAAFPVITVPTITLEGDANGAPHPEPAAYAKKFSGKYEHRNISGGIGHNLPQEAPQAFAQAVIDVARF; translated from the coding sequence ATGACCGAACAGACCATCGACATCATCGACCCGCGCCGCCGCAGCTTCCTCGGCACGGCAGCTTTCGTCCTCGCAACGGCCGCCTTCGGCGGTGCCGCGAATGCACAGTCCATGGCGAAAACCACCAAGGCCGCGACACTGCCTGCGCTTAAGCCGGGCACCCACACCTCGTTCGGTCCGCTGAAGCAGATTGACGCCGGCGTGCTCAAAGTGGGCTACGCCGAACTGGGCCTCGCCGACGGTCCCGTGGTGATCTGCCTGCACGGCTGGCCTTACGACATTCACATGTATGTCGACGTCGCGCCGCAGCTTGCGTCGGCGGGGTATCGGGTGATCGTGCCGTATCTGCGCGGCTATGGCACCACGCGCTTCCTGTCGGGCGACACGCCGCGCAACGGACAGCAATCGGTGGTGGCCGCCGATATCATCGCCTTGATGGATGCGCTGAAGATCGACACGGCGATTCTCGCCGGCTGCGATTGGGGCGCGCGGACCGCCTGCATCATCGCCGCGTTGTGGCCACAGCGGGTCAAGGCGCTGGTCTCCGTCAGCGGTTATCTGATCGGCAGCCAGGAGGCCGGCAAGAAGCCGTTGCCGCCGAAGGCCGAGCTGCAGTGGTGGTACCAGTATTACTTCGCCACCGAGCGCGGCCGTGCCGGCTATGACGCCAACCGCCATGATTTTTCCAAGCTGATCTGGCAGATCGCGTCGCCGCAGTGGAAATTCGATGATGCGACGTTCGACCGCTCGGCTGCGTCGTTCGACAATCCGGACCACGTTGCCGTCGTCGTCCACAATTATCGCTGGCGGCTTGGCCTCGCCGAGGGCGAAGCGAAGTATGACGCACTGGAAAAGCAGCTCGCCGCATTCCCCGTGATCACGGTTCCGACCATCACGCTGGAAGGCGACGCCAACGGCGCGCCGCATCCGGAGCCCGCGGCTTATGCCAAGAAATTCTCCGGCAAGTATGAGCACCGGAACATCAGCGGCGGCATCGGCCACAACCTGCCGCAGGAAGCGCCGCAGGCGTTTGCGCAGGCGGTGATCGACGTCGCTCGCTTCTGA
- a CDS encoding MarR family transcriptional regulator, whose protein sequence is MTLIDEAAPAKPAPRLSDFLCFAIYSANLAYGRAYRRILDELGLTYPQYIAIVSLWEEDNQTVSGLGEKMFLESNTLTPILKKLEGLGYLRRQRDPADERVVRISLTDAGRRLREKGLTMNLVEASGLKPDEFAKMQKGVATLRNNLIKATDEGRT, encoded by the coding sequence ATGACCCTTATTGATGAGGCCGCGCCGGCCAAACCGGCTCCCCGGCTGTCGGATTTCCTTTGTTTTGCAATCTATTCGGCCAACCTGGCCTATGGCCGGGCCTACAGGCGCATCCTGGACGAACTCGGGCTGACCTATCCCCAGTACATCGCCATCGTGTCGCTGTGGGAGGAGGACAACCAGACCGTCAGCGGCCTGGGCGAAAAGATGTTCCTGGAATCCAACACCCTGACCCCGATCCTGAAGAAGCTCGAGGGGCTGGGTTACCTGCGCCGGCAGCGCGATCCCGCCGACGAGCGCGTGGTCCGCATCAGCCTGACCGATGCGGGACGCCGGCTGCGCGAGAAAGGCCTGACCATGAATCTGGTGGAGGCCTCCGGACTGAAGCCCGACGAATTCGCCAAGATGCAGAAGGGCGTCGCCACCCTGCGCAACAACCTGATCAAGGCGACGGACGAAGGGCGGACGTGA
- a CDS encoding helix-turn-helix domain-containing protein, translating into MRDLTISKLADAAGVHLETVRYYERIGLMPKPARTAGGYRSYGAEHIRRLSFIRRARELGFSIEEVKALLALAEPGHTSCADVKALTMSHLDEVRAKIADLRKLETILTKTVDQCSGTKTPACPVLDMLANG; encoded by the coding sequence GTGCGAGACCTGACCATAAGCAAACTGGCGGATGCGGCCGGCGTCCATCTGGAGACCGTTCGTTATTACGAGCGCATCGGCCTGATGCCTAAGCCCGCCCGCACCGCTGGCGGTTATCGGAGCTATGGCGCCGAGCACATCCGGCGATTGTCCTTTATCCGGCGGGCGCGGGAACTTGGTTTCAGCATCGAAGAGGTCAAGGCGCTTTTGGCCTTGGCCGAGCCGGGCCATACGTCGTGCGCCGATGTCAAAGCGCTGACGATGAGCCATCTCGATGAAGTGCGGGCCAAGATCGCAGACCTTCGCAAGCTCGAAACCATCCTTACAAAGACTGTCGATCAATGCTCCGGGACAAAGACGCCGGCCTGTCCTGTTCTCGACATGCTCGCCAACGGTTGA
- a CDS encoding GDCCVxC domain-containing (seleno)protein, producing MTQLTSNLTCPVCGHQASERMPTDACQFFYECKGCGALLKPKAGDCCVFCSYGDVPCPPIQEARAGRQVASCCSGAVDG from the coding sequence ATGACGCAACTCACATCGAATCTCACTTGCCCCGTGTGCGGGCATCAGGCCTCCGAACGTATGCCCACCGACGCCTGTCAGTTTTTCTACGAGTGCAAGGGCTGCGGTGCGCTGCTGAAGCCGAAAGCAGGAGACTGTTGCGTGTTCTGCTCCTACGGCGATGTCCCCTGCCCGCCGATACAGGAGGCACGAGCCGGGAGACAGGTTGCGTCATGCTGCAGTGGAGCCGTCGATGGCTGA
- a CDS encoding helix-turn-helix transcriptional regulator: MSAQTYAIHDAATGQFSHLLKQWRHARRLSQIDLASEANISARHLCFMETGRAQPSREMVQLLGAALELPLEEQNALHVAAGFVPPYGDLGLEAVNLQPVRQALDFILKQQEPYPAIVVDGRWDVRIRNDASRRLFRTFHASYDMEAGLADNAMHAVFHPRGLRPFILNWDEFAGQMIQILHRDIAQGHRVAAQLLDEIVVYPGLPADWKLPRAAGSASPVMAMKLQKGDLRLAFFSTFTALAMPTDAALQKLKIECFFPADNATATKAHELAL; encoded by the coding sequence ATGAGCGCGCAGACCTACGCCATCCATGATGCCGCGACGGGACAGTTCAGTCACCTGCTCAAGCAGTGGCGACACGCGCGCCGTCTCAGCCAGATCGATCTCGCAAGCGAGGCCAATATCTCGGCCAGGCATCTTTGCTTCATGGAGACCGGCCGCGCGCAGCCTAGCCGTGAGATGGTGCAGTTGCTCGGCGCGGCGCTCGAACTGCCGCTCGAAGAGCAGAATGCCCTGCATGTCGCGGCCGGCTTCGTGCCGCCCTACGGCGACCTCGGACTGGAGGCTGTGAATCTGCAGCCGGTACGCCAGGCGCTGGACTTCATTCTCAAGCAGCAGGAGCCCTATCCCGCGATCGTGGTCGATGGACGCTGGGACGTGCGTATCCGCAACGACGCATCGCGGCGCCTGTTCAGGACGTTTCATGCATCCTACGACATGGAGGCCGGCCTCGCCGACAACGCCATGCACGCGGTGTTTCATCCCAGGGGCCTGCGCCCGTTCATCCTGAACTGGGACGAATTCGCCGGCCAGATGATCCAGATCCTTCATCGCGACATCGCGCAAGGGCACCGCGTTGCCGCGCAACTGCTCGACGAAATCGTGGTCTATCCCGGCCTGCCCGCCGACTGGAAGCTGCCGCGTGCGGCCGGATCCGCCTCGCCGGTGATGGCGATGAAGTTGCAGAAGGGCGATCTCCGGCTCGCGTTCTTTTCAACGTTTACGGCGCTCGCAATGCCGACCGACGCCGCGCTGCAGAAGCTGAAGATCGAATGCTTCTTTCCCGCAGACAACGCGACCGCGACAAAAGCCCACGAACTGGCGCTCTGA
- a CDS encoding nuclear transport factor 2 family protein, translating to MQQALQHQASEAMGTLSALNARFIHNYVTRDVTSHEAILHPRFINITPTGLRQERAAYLRFWATGFDPDTMVYYDVRDERISIFGDVVLVRATTKSIRRRDGEDIMGMTTYTDIYQFEKGTWTCIQAQITPVAPEHHPADDTIVNVYIDGQLQQ from the coding sequence ATGCAGCAAGCCTTACAGCACCAGGCGTCCGAGGCGATGGGTACCCTGAGTGCGCTGAACGCGCGCTTCATCCACAATTATGTCACGCGTGACGTGACTTCTCACGAAGCCATCCTGCATCCGCGCTTCATCAATATTACGCCCACGGGCCTGCGCCAGGAGCGCGCCGCCTATCTGAGGTTCTGGGCCACCGGATTCGATCCCGACACCATGGTCTACTATGATGTCCGCGATGAACGCATCTCGATCTTCGGTGATGTCGTGCTGGTGCGCGCCACCACCAAGTCCATCCGCCGCCGCGACGGCGAGGACATCATGGGCATGACGACCTATACCGACATCTATCAGTTCGAGAAGGGGACATGGACCTGCATCCAGGCGCAGATCACGCCGGTCGCCCCTGAACACCACCCCGCCGACGATACGATCGTCAACGTCTACATCGACGGACAACTCCAGCAATGA
- a CDS encoding MerR family transcriptional regulator, with the protein MRIGQLSQRSGVSVRMLRYYESQGLLQPQRTAAGYRLYAASDVDRVARITLLNKAGLTLASIRQVLPCPLPGAPGFKPCGELQSSVRQKLAELDRQIAHLTKSRRVLASYLGRGS; encoded by the coding sequence ATGCGGATCGGCCAGCTGTCGCAGCGGAGCGGCGTCAGCGTTCGGATGCTGCGCTACTATGAAAGCCAGGGCCTGCTGCAGCCGCAGCGGACCGCGGCCGGCTACCGGCTCTATGCCGCGAGCGATGTCGATCGGGTCGCGCGCATCACGCTGCTGAACAAGGCGGGCTTGACGCTCGCGAGCATTCGACAGGTGCTGCCCTGTCCGCTGCCGGGCGCGCCCGGCTTCAAGCCCTGCGGGGAGTTGCAGAGCAGCGTCCGGCAGAAGCTCGCCGAGCTGGACCGGCAGATTGCTCACCTGACCAAGAGCCGTCGCGTGCTCGCTTCTTATCTCGGACGCGGCAGCTGA
- a CDS encoding EthD domain-containing protein, producing MLKLTILVKRRADLTQAQFDAHWRDRHGPLVRSHQDSLRIRRYVQTVPLDNPAAQAAIQASRGSMAADFDGCAELWWDSLEEAAAARATPEGVRALQALIEDERRFVDLSQSVLWYGTERQVIPDSA from the coding sequence ATGCTGAAGCTCACCATTCTGGTTAAACGACGCGCCGATCTCACGCAGGCGCAATTCGATGCGCACTGGCGCGACCGCCACGGCCCACTGGTGCGCTCGCATCAGGACAGCCTGCGGATCCGACGTTATGTGCAGACCGTGCCGCTCGACAATCCGGCGGCGCAGGCCGCGATCCAGGCAAGCCGCGGCAGTATGGCGGCCGACTTCGATGGCTGCGCCGAATTGTGGTGGGACAGCCTGGAGGAGGCCGCGGCGGCGCGGGCGACCCCGGAGGGAGTTCGCGCGCTGCAGGCCCTGATCGAGGACGAGCGCCGCTTCGTCGATCTTTCGCAGAGCGTGCTCTGGTATGGAACCGAGCGACAGGTCATTCCGGACAGCGCCTGA
- a CDS encoding DUF4168 domain-containing protein — protein sequence MDAAAAAVEQVANVKKDYQQRIEAAPTPDKQRIADEANTVLAKTVTDHGLTVEEYTAILVAAKDDAGVREKLIQRMKPPGKQ from the coding sequence CTGGATGCCGCCGCGGCCGCGGTGGAACAGGTCGCCAACGTCAAGAAGGATTACCAGCAGCGCATCGAAGCCGCACCAACACCGGACAAGCAGCGCATCGCCGACGAGGCCAATACGGTGCTGGCGAAAACCGTCACCGATCATGGCCTCACCGTCGAGGAATACACAGCGATCCTGGTGGCGGCGAAGGACGATGCCGGCGTGCGGGAGAAGCTGATCCAGCGCATGAAGCCGCCGGGCAAACAGTAG
- a CDS encoding Ldh family oxidoreductase → MKLSLPDAITWATDIFERRGCTRANAESVARALVAAEADGLKGHGLTRIPTYLTMLTSGKVDGKAVPACVRTAPGVLAIDAADGYAYPAIDLAIRDLPDVARSQGIAVAAVRRSNHCGAAGYHVERLAEQGLVALLFANTPAAMAPWGGERAVFGTNPIAFAAPRPAESPVVIDLSVSKVARGNLVAAKQKGERIPEGWALDSQGRPTTDPDAGLKGTMVPLGDAKGAALALMVEVLAVALVNAHPSAGASSFLDGEGGPPGTGQFILAVNPGGFGHDRYGALIAALAQSITGQSGARLPGERRFALRATAARDGLAIPDEVVRAVARMD, encoded by the coding sequence ATGAAACTCTCTCTCCCCGACGCCATCACCTGGGCCACCGACATCTTCGAGCGCCGCGGCTGCACCCGCGCCAACGCCGAGTCGGTCGCCCGCGCCCTGGTCGCGGCGGAAGCGGATGGCTTGAAAGGCCACGGCCTCACCCGCATCCCGACCTATCTCACCATGCTGACAAGCGGCAAGGTGGACGGCAAAGCGGTGCCCGCCTGCGTGCGCACCGCACCCGGCGTGCTCGCCATCGATGCGGCTGACGGTTACGCCTATCCCGCGATCGATCTCGCCATCCGCGATTTGCCAGATGTCGCGCGCAGCCAGGGTATCGCGGTGGCCGCTGTCCGTCGTTCCAATCATTGCGGCGCCGCCGGTTATCATGTCGAGCGGTTGGCGGAGCAGGGCCTTGTCGCGCTGCTGTTCGCCAACACGCCGGCGGCGATGGCGCCGTGGGGTGGTGAGAGGGCCGTATTCGGCACCAATCCGATTGCGTTCGCCGCACCGCGTCCCGCAGAATCACCGGTCGTGATTGATCTCTCGGTGTCGAAAGTCGCGCGCGGCAATCTGGTCGCGGCCAAGCAGAAGGGCGAACGCATTCCCGAGGGGTGGGCGCTCGATTCGCAGGGGCGGCCGACCACCGATCCCGATGCAGGACTGAAGGGCACCATGGTGCCGCTCGGCGATGCCAAAGGTGCTGCGCTGGCCTTGATGGTCGAAGTGCTTGCGGTCGCGCTGGTCAATGCGCATCCATCGGCAGGTGCGAGCTCTTTCCTCGACGGCGAGGGCGGTCCGCCCGGCACCGGCCAATTCATCCTGGCCGTCAACCCGGGCGGATTCGGGCACGATCGTTATGGTGCGCTGATTGCGGCGCTCGCGCAGTCCATCACCGGCCAAAGCGGCGCGCGCCTTCCCGGCGAGCGTCGCTTTGCATTGCGGGCAACTGCGGCGCGTGACGGCCTCGCGATTCCCGACGAGGTCGTCCGCGCGGTTGCCAGAATGGATTAA
- a CDS encoding UxaA family hydrolase, giving the protein MPAYKAPAVKRDATSTAITGWRRENGRVGVRNHVLILPLDDLSNAACEAVANNVKGTLALPHAYGRLQFGKDLDLHFRTLIGTGSNPNVAAVVVIGIEPGWTKVVVDGIAKTGKPVVGFGIEEHGDIATIAKASYIAKDYVQWASELQREPCDLSELWISTKCGESDTTTGLSSCPTVGNMYDKLLPKGIYGVFGETSEITGAEHLCKARAATPELGERWYTMWKAYQDDVIEAHKTSDLSDSQPTKGNIAGGLTTIEEKALGNLEKIGRTSKYIEILEPAEAPAKGPGLYFMDSSSAAAECVTLMAAGGYVIHTFPTGQGNVIGNPIVPVIKISGNPKTIRTMPEHIDCDVSGILRRDLTISQAGDALIDMIVRTANGRLTAAEALGHREFSLTKLYRSA; this is encoded by the coding sequence ATGCCGGCCTACAAGGCGCCGGCCGTCAAGCGCGACGCAACCTCCACCGCCATCACCGGCTGGCGCCGTGAGAACGGCCGTGTCGGCGTGCGCAATCATGTCCTGATCCTGCCGCTGGACGATCTTTCCAACGCCGCATGCGAAGCGGTGGCCAACAACGTCAAGGGCACCCTGGCGCTTCCGCACGCCTATGGTCGTCTGCAGTTCGGCAAGGATCTCGATCTGCACTTTCGAACGTTGATCGGGACCGGATCGAACCCGAATGTCGCAGCCGTTGTGGTGATCGGCATCGAGCCTGGCTGGACCAAGGTGGTGGTCGACGGCATTGCCAAAACGGGAAAGCCGGTGGTCGGGTTCGGCATCGAGGAACACGGCGACATCGCCACCATCGCGAAAGCGTCCTACATCGCCAAGGATTATGTGCAGTGGGCTTCTGAGCTGCAGCGCGAACCCTGCGATCTCTCGGAGCTGTGGATCTCGACCAAGTGCGGCGAGTCCGACACCACCACCGGCCTGTCGTCATGCCCGACCGTCGGCAACATGTATGACAAGCTCCTGCCGAAAGGCATCTATGGCGTGTTCGGCGAGACCTCGGAAATCACCGGCGCCGAGCATTTGTGCAAGGCCCGCGCTGCGACGCCGGAATTGGGCGAGCGCTGGTACACCATGTGGAAGGCATATCAAGACGACGTGATCGAGGCGCACAAGACCTCCGATCTCTCCGACAGCCAGCCGACCAAGGGCAACATCGCCGGTGGCCTCACCACCATCGAGGAGAAGGCGCTCGGCAATTTGGAGAAGATCGGCCGCACCTCGAAATACATCGAGATCCTTGAGCCCGCCGAAGCGCCGGCCAAGGGCCCCGGACTCTATTTCATGGACTCGTCCTCGGCTGCCGCCGAATGCGTGACCCTGATGGCGGCGGGTGGTTATGTCATCCACACCTTTCCGACAGGGCAGGGCAATGTGATCGGCAATCCGATCGTGCCTGTGATCAAGATCTCCGGCAACCCGAAGACCATCCGCACCATGCCCGAGCACATCGACTGCGACGTCTCCGGCATCCTGCGTCGTGACCTCACCATCTCGCAGGCAGGCGACGCGTTGATTGACATGATCGTGCGCACCGCGAATGGGCGGCTGACAGCTGCGGAAGCGCTGGGGCATCGGGAGTTTTCGCTGACCAAGCTATATCGGAGCGCGTGA
- a CDS encoding UxaA family hydrolase, translated as MSHPHCLVHSPKDNCGVVVIEGLKAGTDMLCLITENDTTFGLTVKMDIPIGHKVALKDIPAGETVWKYGEDVGITKAAIARGEHLHVHNAKTKRW; from the coding sequence ATGAGTCATCCCCACTGCCTGGTTCATTCGCCCAAGGATAATTGCGGTGTTGTCGTTATCGAAGGCCTCAAGGCCGGCACCGACATGCTGTGCCTGATCACCGAGAACGACACCACGTTCGGCCTCACTGTGAAGATGGATATCCCGATCGGCCACAAGGTGGCGCTGAAGGACATCCCCGCGGGCGAGACGGTGTGGAAGTACGGCGAGGACGTCGGCATCACCAAGGCCGCGATCGCTCGGGGGGAACATCTTCACGTCCACAATGCCAAGACCAAGCGCTGGTGA